TACATCCTCTGTGCTTTGCGTGATAAACTGATCCGCTCCCGCATTTTGCGAAGCTTGCTGGGATTTTCCGCAGTTCTGAAACGCGGTGAGGGTCAACCCCAAAAAGAGACTGACGAAGGCGAAGTATTTGATCGGGAGCAGAGTTTTCGAATTGAGATATTTCCCCATAGAGTCTGATTATAATCAGCTTGGCGTCTCTTGCCTAGGAGTGCGCTTCAAAACGAGACTCTGCCTTTCGCAGAACTTAGGCGGCGTCTTTAATTTCGCGATGAATTTTTATAAAGCTTGAGAGCAGGGCTTCGCAAACGTTTTGCATCGCCTCGAGCGTTTGTTCAGATTGAAAATGAGTTCCTTTGTCGCAACCTAAAAGGTATCCGAAGTTTTTACCGCCAATAGCTACGGGGTATACCGTCATGTGATCGGGATACTTGCCATTGTTCCAGACTTTAAAGAAGAGATCAGATGGAACATTTTTAGAAATTGGCCCATGAAACGGTTTGCTCGTCAGTTTTGCGATACGGAAGGGATTCGGTGTTTTAAAGTCGAAGCAATAGTTCCAAGCGGTTTCGTCGAAGTCCCAAGTGTTGTTACAAGCGATGGGGAATACGCGTCCCTGATTGTCGCGAACGCACCACATGAGCTTTTGATAGTAATCCTTGAGCTGCTTGAATGCGCTCAGTAAGGCTTCCGCCGGCTGAGAGGCCTCTTCGATTTTAGAAGCGGCGCTCAGAATCAACTGCTCGGTATAAACCGTTCTCGTAAAGGTAAAATTCTGTGTCTTTTCTGGAAACGGCATGATTGTTTTGGTCGAAGTGAAAGAAACATCATTGGCAATGACGGGCGAGGGGACTTCGGTTCTCACCAAAGTCACGGGTGCGTTGTTGGCCAAATGGGCCGGCACTTCTTTGGGATCAAGTAAATTGTCAAAAGAGGGAAGGATTTTCTCTTCGGCCACGGGGGCCACCGCTGTTTCGGTGTGTTCAAACAACGATGGCAAAGGTGAGGGTGCGGCGCTTACGGGAGGAGGTAACTCCGCTTTAGAAGATTGAGGCGCTTCGTCTTCACTGGTCTTCTCTGTTGAGGCAATGCCGAGCGATCCAAAATCCAAGGAGGCGAGATCCGAAGGCATGGTCGGAGAGGTGGGAGATGTGGGGAGGCTTGCGGCCCATCCCTCTTTCGGTAGAATATCCTGGGTAATTTCTGATTCGAACTGTGATGTCACTGCACCCGCTTGTTCAAGTGCGGGACGCTCTTCGGCCGTGGCGGGACTTCCCTCGCTGGCAATGTCCACTCCACCAAAATTAAAATCGAAGCCGAAAGCTTCGGGGGCCGGTGTGTTAAGGAGTTCGGACCGTAACGGTTTGTCTTCCGGTGCGGGAGTTTCCGCGGGCATAGACCGCCATGTTTTCGAGAGAATTTCATAATTTGCGAGAACAAAACAATGCTCTTGTTGAAGAGCCACGACAGCAGGTTCTAGGCAGGCAATATAAAGTACGCCTTCCCATTCGCTGGCGGGAAAACACGTGCTGTTCCATGCGTTCGATGGATACTTTTTAAGTAAAGGTTTAACATCCACGTCGTCGAAAAAGTGATCTTGAAGGACGGGCAGTTCGTAATGTTCACTCGCCCATTCGAGATAGTCTTCAATGGGTAGGCGATGACTTTCAATCAATTCGGCTAAGCTTTCGGAGCTTTCTGCAAACTGAGTAAAGTGCTCTTTCCATGCGGGTGTTTTTGTAGAGTCCATCAGTCTATTTATCGGTGTTTATGATGGGCTTCTTGATGTTTTTTGAGCAGAAGATCGGTCCAATTGATGTCTGTTTCGAAAGCTAGACTAAGGAACTGCAAACAATCTCTACATCTAGGCCTCACTTTCTCGGAAATTTCCTGGTAAAAAGTACGAAGTCTCGAAATAATAAACACTATGAATCACCAATGGACCCCTTTGAAGCCGGGCGATGAGATCGCCGTTGTTGCCCCAGGAATGGCCTTTGACTGGACTCAGTTTCGAGCCGCCGAAAAAATCGTCGAGGCTTGGGGCTACAAGTTGAAATATCCAAAAAATATTTTAGGCAAAGCCACGATCAGTTCCAATACAAGAGAGCAGCGAGAGAAATTTCTTAAAGAGGCCTTGCAGTCCGACGCTAAAATGATCTGGGCGGCACGAGGGGGCTTCGGAAGTCTCCATCTCGTCCCGTTTTTAATGAAGTTTCGACCCAAAGTTCCAAAACTTTTGATGGGTTTTAGCGACATCGTGACACTTCATCAAATTGCCAATCAAAGGTGGAACTGGGCGACGATTCATGGGCCCCACGTGGATCGCCTCGCCGTTCTCAATCCCACGAGGCTCTCCGAGTTGCGAAAAATTATTTCCGGAAGCCAAGTTGAGTTGACTTACAAGTTAAAGCCGATGAATTCAGCCGCTCGAAAAAATCAAATGATGCGTTCGCGGATCGTGGGCGGGAACATGGTGACTTTGCAATCGACCGTCGGATCAGCTCTCCAACTCAAAACATCCCAACGTCTTTTGTTTTTCGAAGAGATCGGCGAGCGGGGCTATAAAATCGATCGGATGCTCCATCATTTTGATCAATTAGGATTTTTTAAAAAAGCTGATGGCGTGCTTTTTGGTCCGATGGTGGGAGGTAAAGAGCCCGATGGCACTGATCGCACCGATAGAGTTCTGAGAGATTTTGCTCTCTCGCAAAAAATTCCGGTGTTTAAGGGACTTTACTCTGGCCATGTCCCTAACTCCTTGTCGCTTCCGTTCAACACGACCGCGGAGTTGAATGTTTCGTCGGGAAAGGCCATTTTACGGGTCGTGACGGGAGCTAAATCTTGAACTCGTGTGAAAAGCGGCTTCGCGAAAAGTTCCGATCTTTAGATCGCGGAGTGACTCCCGGTTTTGAACTTCAGGTGTTTCATCGCGGAAAAAAGCGAGCCGATCTTCAATGGGGTAAGACCTGGAAGTATTACGACTTGGCCTCGCTCACTAAAATCATGTTCACGGTGCCTTTCTTTATCAAGCTGGTTCAAGAGAAAAAAATCAAACTGACCGATCCTGCCACCCAATATCTCGGCGGAATCAAGGGATCAGGGCAAATTCAACATTTACTTTCTCACTGCGCGGGAAACGCGTGGTGGAAGCCGTTTTACGAGGAAATTCCTCTAGATCAGAATATTGAAATGAGGAAAATCTATTTGCGGGAGCAATTGAAGGACACTCAGTTGCGCAAGAGTGCTACGGCTGTCTATTCCGACATTGATTTTTTTATTTTAGGATTTATTCTCGAAGACATCCGGGAAAAAAGTTGGCACGATTTATCTCTCGAAATTGCTCAAGATTTTTACCACGATAAAGATTTATTTTTTATTCCTAAGAATAAAACTTCTCTAGCCAAGGAGCTGTTTGCGCCGACCGAGAAAAGTCTTTGGCGCGGC
This portion of the Bdellovibrionales bacterium genome encodes:
- a CDS encoding LD-carboxypeptidase, with the translated sequence MNHQWTPLKPGDEIAVVAPGMAFDWTQFRAAEKIVEAWGYKLKYPKNILGKATISSNTREQREKFLKEALQSDAKMIWAARGGFGSLHLVPFLMKFRPKVPKLLMGFSDIVTLHQIANQRWNWATIHGPHVDRLAVLNPTRLSELRKIISGSQVELTYKLKPMNSAARKNQMMRSRIVGGNMVTLQSTVGSALQLKTSQRLLFFEEIGERGYKIDRMLHHFDQLGFFKKADGVLFGPMVGGKEPDGTDRTDRVLRDFALSQKIPVFKGLYSGHVPNSLSLPFNTTAELNVSSGKAILRVVTGAKS
- a CDS encoding beta-lactamase family protein; this encodes MNSCEKRLREKFRSLDRGVTPGFELQVFHRGKKRADLQWGKTWKYYDLASLTKIMFTVPFFIKLVQEKKIKLTDPATQYLGGIKGSGQIQHLLSHCAGNAWWKPFYEEIPLDQNIEMRKIYLREQLKDTQLRKSATAVYSDIDFFILGFILEDIREKSWHDLSLEIAQDFYHDKDLFFIPKNKTSLAKELFAPTEKSLWRGKMMCGEVHDENAWALGGVAPHAGLFGTTTAVSQWGLKIREVYKGQNKMWLAPETLRRFSRRYIQDWSLGFMMPTFGSSSAGKYFSKHSFGHTGFTGTSWWYDPQHDLMITLISNRIHPDRANNEFRNWRPMIHNWVCESLTEL